From Streptosporangium album, the proteins below share one genomic window:
- a CDS encoding IS1380 family transposase encodes MRLSHAPAHTHAIFDDQHTVAYAGLLPVMRLAERCDLAGLAQEHVTIADRLGVNAPLKIGSIVAGMIAGADSIDDLDVLRHGGMDKLFAGIRAPSTLGSFLRCLTWGNVRQIGKVGRRLLARLAAHTPLLPGVDVLAFLDLDSMQKRIYGPTKQGAGFGHTKIQGKSLRVRGLNVLASALSTPLAAPVITASRLRGGTANSARGADTFVTESINTAREAGATGILLCRGDAAYYSAKVIGACRRADVRFSFTAKMDPKIKAAIAAIPQGAWTPISYPNAILDEESGQWISDAEVAETRYTAFTSKKGQAVTARLIVRRVKRLGEQTDPGHHPCYRYHAVFTDTPYELIQAEGQHRDHAIIEQIFADLISGPLAHLPSGNFAANAAWLALATISHNLLRAAGCLSGARCARARGATLRRHLIAVPARLARHGRGHITLHLPGHWPWQPAWMNLFDALRSPPLARAA; translated from the coding sequence GTGCGATTGTCTCACGCTCCCGCCCACACCCATGCGATCTTCGATGACCAGCACACGGTCGCCTACGCAGGCCTGCTGCCGGTGATGCGCCTGGCCGAGCGCTGTGACCTGGCCGGTCTGGCTCAGGAGCACGTGACCATCGCCGACCGACTCGGGGTGAATGCCCCGCTGAAAATCGGCTCGATCGTGGCCGGGATGATCGCCGGGGCCGACAGCATCGATGATCTGGACGTGCTGCGCCACGGCGGGATGGATAAGTTGTTTGCCGGGATCCGCGCCCCCTCCACGCTCGGGTCGTTTCTGCGCTGTCTGACGTGGGGCAACGTGCGGCAGATCGGGAAGGTCGGCCGCCGCCTGCTGGCCCGTCTGGCCGCGCACACACCGCTGCTGCCCGGCGTGGACGTGCTGGCGTTCCTCGATCTGGACTCGATGCAAAAACGGATTTACGGGCCGACCAAACAGGGCGCCGGGTTCGGGCACACCAAGATTCAAGGCAAGAGCCTGCGGGTCCGCGGTCTCAACGTGCTCGCCTCGGCCCTGTCCACCCCACTGGCCGCCCCGGTCATCACCGCCAGTCGGTTGCGCGGCGGCACCGCCAACTCCGCCCGCGGCGCAGACACCTTCGTGACCGAGTCGATCAATACGGCCCGGGAGGCCGGAGCCACCGGCATCCTGCTCTGCCGAGGCGATGCGGCCTACTACAGCGCCAAGGTCATCGGCGCCTGCCGGCGAGCCGATGTCCGGTTCTCCTTCACCGCGAAGATGGACCCCAAAATCAAGGCGGCGATCGCCGCGATCCCCCAGGGCGCCTGGACCCCGATCAGCTACCCCAACGCCATCTTGGACGAGGAATCCGGGCAGTGGATCTCCGATGCCGAGGTCGCCGAGACCCGCTACACCGCGTTCACCTCCAAGAAGGGGCAGGCCGTAACCGCCCGCCTGATCGTGCGCCGGGTCAAACGACTGGGTGAGCAGACCGACCCCGGCCACCACCCGTGCTATCGCTACCACGCCGTGTTCACCGACACTCCGTATGAGCTGATCCAGGCCGAAGGACAGCATCGTGATCACGCGATCATCGAGCAGATCTTCGCCGATCTGATCTCCGGGCCGCTGGCTCACCTGCCCTCCGGTAATTTCGCGGCCAACGCCGCCTGGCTGGCACTGGCCACGATCAGCCACAACCTGCTCCGCGCCGCCGGTTGCCTGTCCGGAGCCCGCTGCGCACGAGCACGTGGAGCCACTCTGCGCCGCCACCTCATCGCCGTACCCGCCCGCCTCGCCCGGCACGGGCGCGGCCATATCACCCTCCACCTGCCCGGCCACTGGCCCTGGCAGCCCGCCTGGATGAACCTCTTCGACGCGCTTCGCTCGCCACCGCTCGCCCGAGCCGCTTGA
- a CDS encoding IS256 family transposase — protein sequence MLTVVNADGATSNGSLIDEIVREGARRMLAAALEAEVNSYLAELADARDADGRRLVVRNGFHAERTIATSAGPVQVKAPRVNDKRVDAETGERKRFSSAILPPWARKTPKISEVLPLLYLHGLSTGDFVPALEQFLGSAAGLSSATVSRLTSQWTDDHKAFQKRDLSATDFVYVWADGVHLKVRLDQAKACVLVLVGVRADGSKELIALDEGYRESSESWANLLRDCARRGMRAPHLAVGDGALGFWKALREVFPETKEQRCWVHKTANVLDSMPKSAQPAAKAAIADIYNAEDKDQATKAIKTFERQYGAKFPKAVKKIVDDADVLLAFYDYPAEHWIHLRTTNPIESTFSTVRLRTKVTRGAGSRAAALAMTFKLIESAQQRWRSVNAPHLVALVRAGARFERGVLVERDEDTAA from the coding sequence ATGCTTACCGTAGTCAATGCCGACGGCGCGACGTCGAATGGTTCCTTGATCGATGAGATCGTCCGGGAGGGAGCGCGGCGGATGTTGGCCGCCGCGCTGGAGGCCGAGGTCAACTCCTACTTGGCCGAACTGGCCGACGCTCGCGACGCCGACGGCCGCCGTCTGGTGGTGCGCAACGGGTTCCACGCCGAGCGGACGATAGCAACCTCGGCCGGGCCTGTGCAGGTCAAGGCACCGCGGGTGAACGACAAGCGTGTAGATGCCGAGACCGGGGAGCGCAAGCGATTCTCTTCAGCGATCCTGCCACCCTGGGCGCGCAAGACCCCGAAGATCTCCGAGGTGCTTCCGCTGCTGTATCTGCACGGTCTGTCCACCGGCGACTTCGTCCCGGCCCTGGAGCAGTTCCTCGGGTCGGCCGCTGGGCTGTCGTCGGCGACGGTGTCGAGGCTGACGTCGCAGTGGACCGACGATCACAAGGCGTTCCAGAAGCGCGACTTGTCGGCGACCGACTTCGTCTATGTCTGGGCCGACGGCGTGCATCTGAAGGTCAGGTTGGACCAGGCCAAGGCGTGCGTGCTGGTCCTGGTGGGCGTCCGAGCTGACGGCAGCAAGGAGCTGATAGCCCTGGACGAGGGTTATCGGGAGTCGTCGGAGTCGTGGGCGAATCTGCTGCGTGACTGCGCCCGGCGCGGGATGCGCGCCCCGCACCTTGCCGTCGGCGATGGGGCGCTGGGCTTCTGGAAGGCGCTGCGCGAGGTGTTCCCCGAGACCAAGGAGCAGCGCTGCTGGGTGCACAAAACTGCGAATGTCTTGGATTCCATGCCGAAGTCGGCGCAGCCGGCGGCCAAAGCCGCGATCGCAGACATCTACAACGCCGAGGACAAAGACCAGGCCACCAAGGCCATCAAGACATTCGAGCGGCAGTACGGCGCGAAGTTCCCCAAGGCCGTCAAGAAGATCGTCGACGACGCGGACGTGCTGCTGGCGTTCTACGACTACCCGGCCGAACACTGGATCCACCTGCGCACCACGAACCCGATTGAGTCAACATTCTCCACCGTCCGGCTGCGCACCAAGGTCACCCGCGGTGCCGGTTCCCGCGCGGCGGCCCTGGCAATGACGTTCAAGCTCATCGAGTCCGCCCAACAACGCTGGCGCTCGGTCAACGCGCCCCACCTGGTCGCTCTCGTGCGTGCCGGAGCCCGCTTCGAACGCGGTGTCCTCGTCGAGCGCGACGAGGACACCGCCGCATGA